In Corylus avellana chromosome ca2, CavTom2PMs-1.0, the following proteins share a genomic window:
- the LOC132169940 gene encoding probable disease resistance protein At4g19060, with translation MAPKKGKPSAASSETSGAQPEGCHRCSSRSVDESKVHGFEEEWMSLKKVLLRQGSEDRFKAIGITGITGIGKTTLCQLLFNKEEVKDYFFPRIWVCMSAHSGDDPDKKIAILKRMLDSLGVEEEMINNYKVGQEHNLKQLLLYALHLQLQGKRYLIVFDDARGGEIDKWYGELSCSSTRDGKWDGLAYGLPKGRGGAVIVTSRDEKLAKEMVGVEGILHRLLPRPDEESCLSIFKDAADAAKKKYESEADDLKKDIFHKSAGIPLAAKMMAKNLINTQ, from the coding sequence ATGGCGCCAAAAAAAGGGAAGCCTAGTGCAGCTTCAAGTGAGACAAGTGGCGCACAGCCGGAAGGATGTCACCGGTGCAGCTCTCGGTCCGTTGATGAATCTAAGGTTCATGGGTTTGAGGAAGAATGGATGTCACTGAAAAAGGTGCTTCTCAGGCAAGGAAGTGAGGATCGTTTCAAGGCAATAGGCATCACCGGTATAACTGGTATAGGAAAAACCACACTTTGCCAATTGTTGTTCAATAAAGAGGAGGTGAAGGACTACTTCTTTCCAAGGATCTGGGTATGCATGTCAGCACATTCCGGCGACGATCCGGACAAGAAAATAGCGATCCTGAAGAGAATGTTGGATAGCCTTGGAGTAGAAGAGGAGATGATCAACAACTACAAGGTCGGCCAGGAACATAATCTCAAGCAACTACTACTGTATGCTCTTCACCTGCAATTGCAGGGGAAGAGATATCTGATTGTGTTCGATGATGCCAGGGGCGGGGAGATAGACAAATGGTACGGAGAGCTGAGTTGTTCGTCTACTCGTGATGGAAAATGGGATGGTCTCGCGTATGGATTGCCAAAAGGGCGTGGGGGAGCAGTTATTGTGACCAGTAGGGATGAGAAATTAGCGAAAGAGATGGTTGGCGTGGAGGGAATCCTACATCGGCTTCTACCCCGTCCGGACGAAGAGAGCTGCTTGTCAATATTCAAAGACGCAGCTGATGCGGCCAAGAAAAAGTATGAGTCAGAGGCGGACGATCTAAAGAAAGATATCTTCCATAAGTCTGCAGGCATTCCATTAGCTGCAAAAATGATGGCAAAAAATCTTATTAACACCCAATGA
- the LOC132169939 gene encoding disease resistance RPP13-like protein 4 yields the protein MSKQITSPNSSFEPLDLLSFSRSGRTTPFHIFIDFIMPQFLDQLSKRKKHLTPSQKEDEGIQLKFMKILEELKCVENGCERLKEWGDRVNNEFKDLILNNLDDAIREGKEESRKSIETKILEEKLDQTLGVVLTLKTRLDSIKKLSSDNLESRSFKPSRFAKKLELNIENMMSESSILKEIREVYHGLKEEWKQSCLLCFSVFPQNTVIKKKALVHWWVGEGFLSDTSAEEKGNGLFEEFIARGIIERVPKKRRPSSELCKMHPLIRYAVIRLAETNNFTRFHPNGNPTADFSDKSNTRGGTSNFIRSLTNRNPIADFSEKKKNKRGFLVKTEEGYSSLRELTYGFRLKVEKVETLFNVSEPYVDLREDSLSEMKNLKVLQLGRYQESTKQVVEVDDTEFLNDLKKMKRLSYFSLRGITRVTALPDSICKLTKLIIVDLHACHYLESLPEGIGSLTNLTWLDISGCYLISHMPAGLSKLSKLQVLHGFLIGKPPKEKKRPGKTSGHDGENRNGCVPDVQKVCKLKDLAILESLKKLSINVDRRYKTEDVAELIDLSKFKNLVSLSVAWPEKEQSIEQGNSTNTTTATPNLTSPASLTKLELRFLPCSEMPDWVTILNLKNLKKLYVRGGKLSQVLHPVGCEKWNVSILRLELLSELQMDWRQLRALFPELRYVQKIKCPKLILFPCDENGEWARGREADTEHA from the coding sequence ATGTCGAAACAAATCACCTCTCCAAATTCTTCATTTGAGCCTTTGGATCTTCTTTCATTCTCGAGATCTGGGCGAACCACGCCCTTCCATATATTCATCGATTTCATCATGCCGCAGTTTCTAGACCAATTATCCAAGCGAAAGAAACACCTAACTCCTAGCCAAAAGGAGGACGAAGGTATACAGCTAAAGTTTATGAAAATCCTGGAGGAACTAAAGTGCGTAGAAAATGGCTGTGAGAGACTGAAGGAATGGGGAGACCGCGTCAACAATGAGTTCAAAGATTTGATTCTCAACAATTTGGACGATGCCAtcagagaaggaaaagaagaatcaAGAAAATCCATTGAAACCAAAATCCTTGAAGAAAAGCTTGACCAAACCCTTGGAGTTGTCTTAACGTTAAAGACTCGACTCGATTCAATCAAAAAACTCTCTTCAGATAATTTGGAGTCTAGAAGCTTCAAACCTTCCCGCTTTGCTAAGAAGTTAGAGCTAAATATCGAAAACATGATGTCTGAGAGCTCAATTTTGAAGGAGATTCGGGAGGTCTACCATGGTCTAAAAGAAGAATGGAAGCAAAGCTGTTTGCTCTGTTTCTCGGTGTTCCCTCAGAACACGGTCATCAAGAAGAAAGCATTGGTCCACTGGTGGGTAGGTGAGGGTTTTTTATCCGACACTAGTGCCGAGGAGAAGGGCAACGGTTTGTTCGAAGAATTTATCGCCAGAGGCATCATCGAGCGCGTTCCCAAAAAGCGCAGACCAAGCTCAGAACTCTGCAAGATGCACCCGTTAATTCGCTACGCTGTAATTCGGCTTGCGGAAACAAACAACTTCACTCGCTTTCACCCAAATGGAAATCCAACTGCAGATTTCTCTGACAAGAGTAATACGAGGGGGGGAACAAGCAACTTCATTCGCTCTCTCACAAATAGAAATCCAATTGCAGATTTCtctgagaagaagaagaataagaggGGGTTCCTAGTAAAAACTGAAGAAGGATATTCGTCGCTTCGGGAGTTGACTTATGGCTTCCGTCTGAAGGTGGAGAAAGTTGAAACTCTGTTTAACGTAAGTGAGCCGTATGTTGATTTAAGAGAGGACAGTTTATCAGAGATGAAGAATTTGAAAGTTCTTCAATTGGGTAGATATCAGGAGTCGACTAAGCAAGTTGTTGAAGTAGATGATACCGAGTTCTTGAAcgatttaaagaaaatgaaacgtCTTAGTTACTTCAGCCTTAGGGGAATCACTAGAGTTACGGCTCTTCCAGATTCAATTTGCAAACTCACCAAGCTAATCATCGTGGATCTCCATGCCTGTCATTATTTAGAGAGCCTTCCAGAAGGGATAGGCTCACTGACAAACCTGACATGGTTAGACATATCTGGGTGTTACTTGATTAGCCACATGCCTGCTGGACTTTCTAAGCTCTCAAAACTCCAAGTCCTTCATGGCTTTTTGATTGGTAAACCACCGAAAGAAAAAAAGCGTCCCGGGAAAACTTCAGGGCACGACGGCGAGAATAGAAATGGTTGTGTGCCCGACGTCCAGAAGGTCTGCAAGCTGAAAGATTTGGCAATTCTGGAAAGTTTGAAGAAGTTGAGCATAAATGTAGACAGAAGGTATAAGACTGAGGACGTAGCGGAGCTGATtgatttatcaaaatttaaaaacctcGTGTCGTTATCGGTAGCATGGCCAGAGAAAGAGCAGAGTATCGAACAGGGAAATTCAACGAACACAACTACCGCGACTCCGAATCTTACATCGCCTGCTTCTTTAACGAAACTGGAGCTTCGGTTTCTCCCTTGTTCTGAGATGCCTGACTGGGTGACGATCTTAAACCTGAAGAACCTGAAGAAGCTGTATGTAAGGGGAGGAAAGCTGTCGCAAGTACTTCACCCAGTGGGATGCGAGAAATGGAATGTTAGCATTCTACGGTTGGAGTTGTTGAGTGAATTGCAGATGGATTGGCGGCAACTGCGAGCACTGTTTCCAGAGTTGAGGTACGTGCAGAAAATCAAATGTCCTAAACTCATTTTGTTCCCCTGTGACGAGAATGGAGAGTGGGCAAGAGGCCGGGAAGCAGATACAGAGCACGCAtga
- the LOC132169938 gene encoding uncharacterized protein LOC132169938, producing the protein MHAGLIVKISGSVLDILLAGVKRLWSAWNLRGCILLSLFLQVCLLFLAPFRKRGRQKLLHSGVWVAYLLCDWVAAVAIGLISKGKGDATVKRLKDGGEGFMAFWASFLLMHLGGPDTITSFALEDNQFWLRHLTGLVVQLVSTVYIFYQTFTKTTELWIPTLTVFVAGTIKYAERTRALYLASLGQFGHSVLPKPNPGPDYEEAVTIYSSLHLIHVPPSQAEAMPTLEVTPRGPDQKFKCCSCQNKLESSIHLLQEAHRFFKSFKGLFVGYHLSSKDRELSRQYFLTKNAEEAFRLISYELNFMYDLLHTKVVVVRTEIGYIFRFISFSSILVALMVFRSIEKEYGLDKKFDIKLSYALLMGALGFEAANVVMLIFSDWTLVARKITGWSKFIAFIILMRRRWSRSISQYDLISYCLKGLPEWFSSLATRVRLEGVLDKFSISLFSHSDKVSKGMEEFIFEQLKMKSLTANSLKAGMDACSQRGEWALMQTSSCFQLKWSIEEYQYAESLLLWHLATELLYQTQQPEQKEKTPKSCFPWPKRKDKKPESSPPEKQENTPQSCCPKIKEKIPKSCRCWPKNKEKGAASSSHDYKEICKNLSDYMFYLLVMQTAVMAPVLGNWQIAFQDTCAEAKRFFSQKEIKKLQPREACKIVLCGAAKRFFCRKKIKRWQQRQRDACEEVLKVKSKFRPVAVKGSKSKSVLFDACILAKQLSELDHLDLGIDRWMVMSRVWVELMSYAAIKCIPIVHAQQPSRGGELLTFVWLLMNHLGLGTQFYEHERQTRTKMVDLNEDKGGQTERNKEEKQENKGKMPENNGKIPEKQKNKGNMPEKQNTAAGRGCTPRSTEFSKLKKCCKS; encoded by the coding sequence ATGCATGCAGGattaattgtaaaaatttcAGGATCTGTTCTGGACATCCTCCTCGCCGGCGTCAAGAGGCTATGGAGTGCATGGAATCTCCGGGGCTGTATTCTCTTAAGCCTCTTCCTCCAGGTATGCCTACTTTTTTTAGCTCCCTTCAGAAAACGGGGGAGACAGAAACTGCTTCACAGCGGCGTATGGGTGGCATACTTGCTTTGTGACTGGGTCGCCGCCGTTGCCATTGGACTAATCTCCAAAGGCAAAGGCGATGCTACTGTTAAACGGCTCAAGGATGGGGGTGAGGGCTTCATGGCATTCTGGGCTTCctttcttttgatgcatctcgGCGGCCCCGATACAATTACTTCTTTTGCTCTCGAGGATAATCAGTTCTGGCTTAGGCACTTGACGGGGCTGGTTGTGCAGCTTGTCAGCACGGTTTATATCTTCTATCAAACGTTTACTAAAACTACTGAGCTATGGATTCCCACTCTCACGGTGTTTGTTGCGGGAACTATCAAATACGCAGAGCGGACACGTGCTCTCTATCTTGCCAGCTTAGGTCAATTTGGTCATTCAGTGTTGCCAAAGCCAAACCCTGGGCCTGATTATGAAGAGGCCGTGACGATTTACTCTTCATTGCATCTGATCCACGTTCCACCATCACAGGCGGAGGCGATGCCAACTCTGGAGGTTACGCCACGTGGTCCTGATCAGAAATTCAAATGTTGCAGCTGCCAAAATAAGTTAGAATCCAGCATACATTTACTACAAGAAGCACATCGCTTCTTTAAAAGCTTCAAGGGACTTTTTGTGGGCTaccatttgagctcaaaagaccGAGAATTGAGCCGACAATATTTCCTTACCAAAAATGCAGAAGAGGCATTCAGGCTAATATCTTATGAGCTTAATTTCATGTATGATCTTCTCCACACCAAGGTTGTCGTGGTTCGTACCGAAATTGGGTACATCTTCCGCTTTATTAGCTTTTCTTCAATCCTGGTTGCATTAATGGTTTTCCGTTCGATTGAGAAGGAGTATGGGTTGGATAAGAAGTTCGATATCAAGCTTTCTTACGCCTTGCTCATGGGGGCGTTAGGCTTCGAGGCAGCAAATGTTGTGATGCTTATTTTTTCTGACTGGACCCTCGTTGCAAGGAAGATTACAGGGTGGAGCAAATTCATTGCATTTATCATTTTGATGAGACGAAGGTGGTCTAGGTCTATTTCCCAATATGATTTGATAAGCTATTGCTTGAAAGGTCTTCCAGAATGGTTTTCCAGTTTGGCAACTCGCGTGCGCCTCGAGGGAGTTCTAGACAAGTTTagcatctctctcttttcacaTTCAGACAAGGTCAGTAAAGGTATGGAGGAATTCATTTTTGAGCAGCTGAAGATGAAATCCTTGACTGCAAACAGTTTAAAAGCTGGCATGGATGCATGTTCACAAAGAGGCGAGTGGGCTCTCATGCAGACTTCTAGCTGTTTCCAACTAAAATGGAGCATCGAGGAGTATCAATACGCGGAAAGTCTTCTCCTGTGGCACCTGGCTACAGAACTACTCTATCAGACCCAACAACctgaacaaaaagaaaagacaccCAAATCTTGTTTCCCatggccaaaaagaaaagacaagaaaccTGAATCTTCTCCCccagaaaaacaagaaaacacaccCCAATCTTGTtgcccaaaaataaaagaaaagataccCAAATCTTGTCGTTGTTGgcccaaaaataaagaaaagggaGCCGCATCTAGTAGTCATGATTATAAAGAAATATGCAAAAATCTTTCGGATTATATGTTTTATCTCCTTGTTATGCAGACTGCAGTGATGGCCCCGGTGTTGGGCAATTGGCAAATAGCCTTCCAGGACACTTGTGCAGAAGCCAAGAGATTCTTCAgccaaaaggaaataaaaaaattgcagccAAGAGAAGCCTGTAAAATAGTCTTATGTGGGGCAGCCAAGAGATTCTTCTGccggaagaaaataaaaaggtggcAGCAACGCCAACGTGATGCCTGTGAAGAAGTCTTAAAGGTGAAATCGAAGTTCAGACCAGTTGCTGTGAAGGGAAGCAAAAGCAAATCTGTATTATTTGATGCATGTATCCTCGCAAAACAGCTCTCGGAGTTGGATCATTTGGATTTGGGTATAGACCGATGGATGGTAATGAGCAGAGTTTGGGTGGAATTGATGTCTTATGCTGCCATTAAGTGTATACCAATTGTGCATGCACAGCAACCTAGTAGGGGTGGAGAACTCTTGACATTCGTTTGGCTTCTGATGAATCATCTTGGCTTGGGAACACAGTTCTACGAGCATGAACGCCAAACTCGAACCAAAATGGTGGATCTTAATGAAGATAAGGGTGGTCAAACTGAGAGAAACAAGGAGGAAAAGCAGGAAAACAAGGGGAAAATGCCGGAAAACAATGGGAAAATCCCGGAAAAGCAGAAAAACAAGGGGAATATGCCGGAAAAGCAGAACACGGCGGCAGGACGCGGCTGCACGCCCAGATCAACagagttttcaaaattaaaaaaatgttgtaaGTCATGA